The Hypnocyclicus thermotrophus genome includes a window with the following:
- a CDS encoding 7-cyano-7-deazaguanine synthase → MKALALFSGGLDSSLAIKLISEQGIEVIALNFVSHFFGGKNERAERMAKQLGVKLEYIDFKALHTDIVREAPHGRGKNMNPCIDCHSLMFKYAAEVLLEKFDASFIISGEVLGQRPMSQNKSALNQVKKLSGYKDLIVRPLCAKLLEPSLPEREGWIDREKLLDINGRSRQIQMELAEKFGITEYPSPGGGCMLTEPNYSKRLKILENDGCLYEEYSYLFYLLRYGRFFRLDEKKYLFVGRENDDNLKISEYKDKGSLHIVSAGIPGPAILGIGNFTIEEIEFAKQIFSRYSKNKGKEKINVLVNDNVETVSALNLKEIENKIKKYIILGN, encoded by the coding sequence ATGAAAGCATTAGCTTTATTTTCAGGTGGATTAGATAGTTCACTTGCTATAAAACTTATTAGCGAACAAGGTATTGAAGTAATTGCATTAAATTTTGTTTCTCATTTTTTTGGTGGAAAAAATGAGAGAGCCGAAAGGATGGCAAAACAACTTGGAGTTAAACTAGAATATATTGATTTTAAAGCTTTACATACTGATATTGTTAGAGAGGCTCCACATGGAAGAGGAAAAAATATGAATCCATGTATCGACTGTCATTCTTTAATGTTCAAATATGCTGCTGAAGTATTACTTGAAAAATTTGATGCTAGTTTTATTATAAGTGGTGAAGTTCTTGGGCAAAGACCTATGTCTCAAAATAAAAGCGCTTTAAATCAAGTAAAAAAATTATCTGGTTATAAAGATCTTATCGTTAGACCTCTTTGTGCAAAACTTCTTGAACCAAGTTTACCTGAAAGAGAAGGTTGGATTGATAGAGAAAAACTTCTTGACATTAACGGGAGAAGTAGACAAATTCAAATGGAATTAGCTGAAAAATTTGGTATTACAGAATATCCTAGCCCTGGTGGTGGATGTATGCTTACTGAGCCAAATTATTCTAAAAGATTAAAAATATTAGAAAATGATGGATGTTTATATGAAGAATATTCTTATCTATTTTATTTACTTAGATATGGTCGGTTCTTTAGGCTTGACGAAAAAAAATATTTGTTTGTAGGTAGAGAAAATGATGATAATTTAAAAATATCTGAATATAAAGATAAAGGTTCTCTTCATATTGTTAGTGCTGGTATTCCTGGTCCTGCAATTCTTGGAATTGGAAATTTTACAATAGAAGAAATTGAATTTGCAAAACAAATATTCTCTAGATATTCTAAAAATAAAGGAAAAGAAAAAATAAATGTATTAGTAAATGATAATGTTGAAACTGTTTCTGCTCTTAACTTAAAAGAAATAGAAAATAAAATAAAAAAATATATAATACTTGGAAATTAA
- a CDS encoding ATP-binding protein encodes MSLGIVIDLSAYRYDLTVIFLLLYFLISINISIISYKIATLLKRFYFFYFVFSFAVTSLISFLFLKKIIAYNILDIYFFYTLNFIEIVIYFFGIYLLKNNKKFDKNLILKSFLLVSNSYFLYSGIKYNYINFVIFGIYIQLYFVYKLTNIFDEMTFFKPSIIFKIFSTFLLIIYGFYPIIPIYLISKFLYLLSLLIIWNNFLNIFNKNNIKIFKNKELLIRKLFNINNNPVFLIKDNKIKKANKSALQLFKINNRSDLTKYELSELITIIDDSSAIVHLNDNTTKKVDIFQIDINESEFLLKLEEQETEKLIKHEISHIVGDIFYIYEEGYGYRFVSENVYNLLGYTPKNFYEDEFFSNKVSIDKKFLNLLEDKPNKATFISAYKTKNGDIIYLKENIKKITLNNNTFYYGTGCDITELQIEIENLRKEIGHLNSLNSKKDMSMSIVSHEIRTPITAIIGFLENIIINNKNIDKHITNMINKVYSNSMRLKELVNNLLDLNKLNAGKLEVTKEKNNLKELINEIILNNETLLEIKRINCENNVIDDIYVYADSSMLYQIINNIISNSIKYNHENGNIIIDVNEIGNDIIIKIKDSGIGIPIDNKEMVFKEYERVKGTKQKGTGLGLPLVKKLVELNDGKIWFESELDKGTVFYILFKKYDNI; translated from the coding sequence ATGAGTTTAGGAATTGTTATTGATTTATCTGCTTATAGATATGATCTTACTGTTATCTTTTTATTACTTTATTTTTTAATATCTATAAATATATCTATAATTTCATATAAAATAGCTACCTTACTCAAACGCTTTTACTTTTTTTATTTTGTTTTTTCATTTGCAGTTACATCATTAATTTCTTTTTTATTTTTAAAAAAAATAATTGCTTATAATATACTAGATATATATTTCTTTTATACATTAAATTTCATTGAAATAGTTATTTATTTTTTTGGTATATATTTACTCAAAAATAATAAAAAATTTGATAAAAATCTAATTTTAAAATCGTTTTTATTAGTCTCAAACTCATATTTTTTATATTCCGGAATAAAATATAATTATATTAACTTTGTAATATTTGGTATATATATTCAATTGTATTTTGTCTATAAATTAACAAATATTTTTGATGAAATGACTTTTTTCAAACCATCAATTATATTTAAAATTTTTTCAACCTTTTTATTAATAATTTATGGATTTTATCCAATCATTCCTATATATTTAATTTCAAAATTTTTATATTTACTGTCATTATTAATAATTTGGAATAATTTTTTAAATATTTTTAATAAAAATAATATTAAAATTTTTAAAAATAAAGAACTCTTAATCAGAAAGCTTTTTAATATAAATAATAATCCTGTATTTCTTATAAAAGATAATAAAATAAAAAAAGCAAACAAATCTGCACTTCAATTATTTAAAATAAATAACCGAAGTGATTTAACTAAATATGAATTATCAGAACTAATTACTATAATTGACGATAGTAGTGCTATTGTTCATTTAAATGATAATACCACTAAAAAAGTAGATATCTTTCAAATTGATATAAATGAAAGTGAATTTTTATTGAAATTAGAAGAACAAGAAACAGAAAAACTAATTAAACACGAAATAAGTCATATCGTTGGTGATATATTTTATATATATGAAGAAGGTTATGGATATAGATTTGTTTCTGAAAATGTTTACAACCTTTTAGGATATACTCCTAAAAATTTTTATGAAGATGAGTTTTTTTCCAATAAAGTCTCTATAGATAAAAAGTTTTTAAATTTACTAGAAGATAAACCAAATAAAGCTACTTTTATATCTGCATATAAAACTAAAAATGGTGATATAATTTATTTAAAAGAAAACATCAAGAAAATAACATTAAATAATAATACTTTTTATTATGGAACTGGTTGTGATATTACTGAATTACAAATTGAAATAGAAAATCTACGTAAAGAAATAGGACATTTGAATAGTTTAAACTCAAAAAAAGATATGTCTATGTCTATAGTATCTCATGAAATACGTACACCTATTACTGCAATAATTGGGTTCTTAGAAAATATTATTATCAACAATAAAAATATTGATAAACATATAACTAATATGATTAATAAAGTTTATAGCAACTCAATGCGTTTAAAAGAGTTAGTTAATAACTTACTTGATTTAAACAAATTAAATGCTGGAAAGTTAGAAGTAACCAAAGAAAAAAATAATCTAAAAGAATTAATAAATGAAATTATATTAAATAACGAAACACTGCTTGAAATAAAACGTATTAATTGTGAAAATAACGTTATTGATGATATATATGTATATGCTGATTCATCTATGCTTTATCAAATTATTAATAATATTATTAGTAATTCTATTAAATACAATCATGAAAATGGTAATATTATTATAGATGTTAATGAAATAGGTAATGATATCATTATAAAAATAAAAGACAGTGGTATTGGTATACCTATAGATAATAAGGAAATGGTATTTAAAGAATATGAAAGAGTCAAAGGGACTAAACAAAAAGGTACAGGTCTTGGTCTTCCTTTAGTAAAAAAATTAGTAGAATTAAATGATGGAAAAATATGGTTTGAATCAGAACTTGATAAAGGTACAGTTTTTTATATTCTTTTTAAAAAATATGATAATATATAG
- the purB gene encoding adenylosuccinate lyase, producing MNNNIYSNPLAERYSSEEMLYNFSPNKKFSSWRKLWIALAECEKELGLDISDEQIEEMKKYVDDINYEVARAREKEVRHDVMAHVFAFGEQAKSAKPIIHLGATSAFVGDNTDLIQIRDGLEIIKKKLINVINSLKTFALEYKDMPTLGFTHFQPAQLTTVGKRATSWLQSLLLDFEELEFRQKTLRFRGVKGTTGTQASYAELFNHDFNKVKKLDEMVSEKLGFDKRFLVTGQTYDRKIDSEILALLSNIAQSAHKFTNDLRLLQNLKEIEEPFEKNQIGSSAMAYKRNPMRSERISALSKFVISLTTSPAMVAATQWFERTLDDSANKRLAIPQAFLAIDAILIIWQNVLNGLVVYPKIIEKRIQEELPFMATEYIIMEGVKNGGDRQELHERIRVHSMEAGKQVKIYGAKNDLIERILEDEYFNIDKERLVEILDPKNFIGFSSEQVIDFIETEINPIIEKYKDYLGIDAELKV from the coding sequence ATGAACAACAATATTTATTCTAATCCATTAGCTGAAAGGTATAGCTCTGAAGAAATGTTATACAATTTCTCACCAAACAAAAAATTTTCATCTTGGCGAAAACTTTGGATAGCACTTGCTGAATGTGAAAAAGAACTTGGATTAGATATAAGTGATGAACAAATTGAAGAAATGAAAAAATATGTAGATGATATCAATTATGAAGTAGCTCGGGCTAGAGAAAAAGAGGTTAGACATGATGTTATGGCTCATGTTTTTGCTTTTGGGGAACAAGCAAAAAGTGCAAAACCTATAATTCATCTAGGTGCTACAAGTGCATTTGTTGGTGATAATACTGATCTTATTCAAATAAGAGATGGGCTTGAAATTATTAAAAAGAAACTTATTAATGTAATTAATTCTTTAAAAACATTTGCACTTGAATATAAAGATATGCCTACACTAGGATTTACTCATTTTCAACCAGCTCAACTTACAACAGTAGGAAAAAGAGCAACTTCATGGCTTCAAAGTTTATTATTAGATTTCGAAGAATTAGAATTTAGACAAAAAACTTTAAGATTTAGAGGTGTAAAAGGTACTACTGGTACTCAAGCTAGTTATGCAGAGCTTTTCAATCATGATTTTAATAAAGTTAAAAAGCTTGATGAAATGGTATCAGAAAAACTTGGTTTCGATAAAAGATTTTTAGTAACTGGTCAGACTTATGATAGAAAAATTGATAGTGAAATACTAGCTCTTCTTTCTAATATTGCACAATCAGCACATAAATTTACGAATGACCTTAGATTATTACAAAATTTAAAAGAAATAGAAGAACCATTTGAAAAAAATCAAATAGGTTCATCAGCAATGGCATATAAAAGAAACCCAATGAGAAGTGAAAGAATCTCTGCTTTATCTAAATTTGTAATATCTCTTACAACAAGTCCTGCTATGGTGGCAGCTACTCAATGGTTTGAGAGAACTCTTGATGATTCTGCTAATAAAAGACTTGCTATACCTCAAGCATTTTTAGCAATAGATGCTATATTAATAATATGGCAAAATGTATTAAATGGACTTGTAGTATATCCTAAAATCATCGAAAAAAGAATACAAGAAGAACTTCCATTTATGGCAACAGAATATATTATAATGGAAGGTGTAAAAAATGGTGGAGATAGACAAGAGTTACATGAAAGAATAAGAGTTCATTCTATGGAAGCCGGAAAACAAGTTAAAATTTATGGTGCTAAAAATGATTTAATAGAAAGAATTTTAGAAGATGAATATTTTAATATCGATAAAGAAAGACTTGTGGAAATTCTTGACCCTAAAAATTTTATTGGATTTTCTAGTGAGCAAGTAATTGATTTTATTGAAACTGAAATAAATCCAATTATTGAAAAATATAAAGATTATTTAGGAATAGACGCTGAATTAAAAGTATAA
- a CDS encoding GTP-binding protein, with the protein MNKVIGIFAHVDAGKTTLAETILYHTNIIKSRGRIESKNTYLDTHKIEKERGITIFSEQAYFEYNNNKYFLIDTPGHIDFSQEMERNIEILDYAIIVISALEGIQGHTETVWKLLYEHNIPIFFFINKIDRNGINISNILNEIKENLTKDIVLIKKSINKELDLETAENIADIDYELLDYYLENGYNKNLWIKHIQILMKDMLLFPVFMGSALLNKGIKEFLESIDILTTTKYIENEDLKARVFKIRYDKNGNRVSFIKIYSGKIKLKQEIEIFDKNNFNKKIIEKIDEIRIYNGKNYTNAKEAKAGEIVGIVGIANSFIGMGIGIEHKKEYNIKPTLKSKVIFNNNDSYEIIKIFKILAEEDTTLEINWNENLKELNLSVMGIIQLEVLKDIIKDRFNIDISFEKPGILYKETINNTVVGKGHFEPLRHYAEVHLRLEPLPRGSGIQFKNLCISDNFPIGYQNLVKQHIFEREHRGILTASPITDIKITLIKGRSHEKHTEGGDFREATYRALRQGLEKADNILLEPFYEFKIKTDIDFIGKIITDIQKLNGSFEVPEISNKKVIINGKAPVSSFMGYSKELINITGGKASIDLRFYGYDKCINQKEIIKKISYNKDSDLEYTSSSVFCSKGKGYIVPWYEADEKMHCK; encoded by the coding sequence TTGAATAAAGTAATAGGGATATTTGCTCATGTAGATGCGGGTAAAACTACTTTAGCAGAGACAATACTTTATCACACAAATATAATAAAAAGTAGAGGAAGAATAGAAAGTAAAAACACTTATTTAGATACTCATAAAATAGAAAAAGAAAGAGGAATTACTATTTTTTCAGAACAAGCATATTTCGAGTATAATAATAATAAATATTTTTTGATTGATACTCCGGGACATATAGATTTTTCACAGGAAATGGAGAGAAATATTGAAATTTTAGATTATGCAATTATAGTAATAAGTGCTTTAGAAGGAATACAAGGACATACAGAAACAGTATGGAAATTACTTTATGAGCATAATATACCAATATTTTTTTTTATTAATAAAATTGACAGAAATGGAATAAATATATCAAATATTTTAAATGAAATAAAAGAAAATTTAACAAAAGATATTGTATTAATAAAAAAGAGTATAAATAAAGAATTAGATTTAGAAACAGCAGAAAATATTGCAGATATAGATTATGAATTATTAGATTATTATTTAGAAAATGGTTATAATAAAAATTTATGGATAAAACACATACAAATTTTAATGAAAGATATGTTATTATTTCCAGTTTTTATGGGATCAGCTTTATTAAATAAAGGAATAAAAGAATTTTTAGAGAGTATAGATATTTTAACTACAACAAAATATATTGAAAATGAAGATTTAAAAGCAAGAGTATTTAAAATAAGGTATGATAAAAATGGAAATAGAGTAAGTTTTATTAAGATTTATTCAGGAAAAATAAAGTTAAAACAGGAAATAGAAATTTTTGATAAAAATAATTTCAATAAAAAAATTATTGAAAAAATAGATGAAATAAGAATATATAATGGAAAAAATTATACGAATGCTAAAGAAGCAAAAGCTGGAGAAATAGTAGGAATAGTGGGGATTGCTAATAGTTTTATAGGAATGGGTATAGGAATAGAGCATAAAAAAGAATATAATATAAAACCAACTTTAAAATCAAAAGTTATATTTAATAATAATGATAGTTATGAAATAATAAAAATATTTAAAATATTAGCAGAAGAAGATACTACTTTAGAGATTAATTGGAATGAAAATTTAAAAGAGTTAAATTTAAGTGTAATGGGAATAATACAATTAGAAGTATTAAAAGATATTATAAAAGATAGATTTAATATTGATATAAGTTTTGAAAAACCAGGAATTTTGTATAAAGAAACTATAAATAATACTGTAGTAGGAAAAGGACATTTTGAACCTCTTCGTCATTATGCAGAAGTACATCTCAGATTAGAACCCTTGCCCAGAGGAAGCGGAATACAATTTAAAAATTTATGTATTAGTGATAATTTTCCAATAGGATATCAAAATTTAGTAAAACAACATATATTTGAAAGAGAACATAGAGGAATACTTACAGCAAGTCCTATTACTGATATTAAAATAACTTTAATTAAAGGCAGAAGTCATGAAAAACATACAGAAGGTGGAGATTTTAGAGAAGCTACTTATAGAGCTTTGAGACAAGGACTTGAAAAAGCAGATAATATTTTATTGGAGCCATTTTATGAATTTAAAATAAAAACAGACATTGATTTTATAGGGAAAATAATTACTGATATACAAAAATTAAATGGAAGTTTTGAAGTACCTGAAATATCAAATAAGAAAGTTATAATTAATGGAAAAGCACCGGTATCAAGTTTTATGGGCTATTCAAAAGAACTTATAAATATAACAGGAGGAAAAGCAAGTATAGATTTAAGATTTTATGGTTATGATAAATGTATAAATCAAAAAGAAATAATAAAAAAAATTTCTTATAATAAAGATAGTGATCTTGAGTATACATCATCATCAGTATTTTGTAGCAAAGGAAAAGGATATATAGTTCCTTGGTATGAAGCTGATGAAAAAATGCATTGTAAATAA
- a CDS encoding zinc ribbon domain-containing protein YjdM, giving the protein MENNLPNCPKCNSEYTYEDGMMLVCPMCSYEWIPEEEKVEEENTIKDSNGNILKDGDTVAVIKDLKVNGSSSVIKIGTKAKNIRLIVDAADGHDISCKIDGMGAMKLKSSVVKKI; this is encoded by the coding sequence ATGGAAAATAATTTACCAAATTGTCCAAAATGTAATTCTGAATATACATATGAAGATGGAATGATGTTAGTATGTCCAATGTGTTCATATGAATGGATACCAGAAGAAGAAAAAGTAGAAGAGGAAAATACAATAAAAGATTCAAATGGAAATATACTTAAAGACGGAGATACAGTAGCTGTAATAAAAGACTTAAAAGTTAATGGAAGTTCGTCAGTAATAAAAATAGGAACAAAAGCAAAAAACATTAGACTTATTGTTGATGCAGCAGATGGCCATGATATTAGTTGTAAAATAGATGGAATGGGTGCTATGAAATTGAAATCTTCAGTGGTAAAAAAAATATAA
- the smpB gene encoding SsrA-binding protein SmpB, with protein MVVAKNKKAYYDYFIEEKYEAGIELKGSEVKSIKLGKASIKEAFIRIIKDEVFIMGMNVTPYEQSSIYTPDQLRVRKLLLHRKEIRKLYEKVSQKGYTIVPLTVYIKKGLVKIEIALARGKKNYDKRETEAKRTQKREMDKAMKSINRY; from the coding sequence ATGGTCGTAGCAAAGAATAAAAAAGCTTATTATGACTATTTTATAGAAGAAAAATATGAAGCTGGAATTGAATTAAAAGGTAGTGAAGTAAAATCTATAAAATTAGGTAAGGCAAGTATAAAAGAAGCATTTATACGTATAATAAAAGATGAAGTATTTATAATGGGAATGAATGTTACTCCATATGAACAAAGTAGTATATATACTCCAGATCAATTAAGAGTAAGAAAACTTCTTTTACATAGAAAAGAGATAAGAAAATTATATGAAAAAGTATCTCAAAAAGGTTATACAATAGTGCCACTTACAGTATATATAAAAAAAGGCTTAGTAAAAATAGAAATAGCTTTAGCACGTGGTAAGAAAAATTATGATAAACGTGAAACAGAAGCTAAAAGAACTCAAAAAAGAGAAATGGATAAAGCAATGAAATCTATAAATAGATATTAA
- a CDS encoding Gx transporter family protein, whose translation MLDKEKKNTAHMITLVLLALYLTLIESIIPKPFPWMKIGLANLATLIAFDKFGIKMGIEVFYLRVFTASFILGTFLSPGFIISITSGTFSLISMVILFKYKKYFSIIAISSIAGIIHNIGQLISSYFIYFRDIEILYKYVLYFIIIFLFMGFISGIITGFIAYKVLYKKNRRFLH comes from the coding sequence ATGTTAGATAAAGAAAAAAAAAATACTGCACATATGATAACTTTAGTATTATTAGCATTATATTTGACATTAATAGAATCAATTATACCAAAGCCATTTCCTTGGATGAAAATAGGACTTGCTAATCTTGCAACACTTATTGCATTTGATAAATTTGGTATAAAAATGGGTATAGAAGTATTCTATTTAAGAGTATTTACAGCTAGTTTTATACTTGGAACTTTTTTATCACCTGGGTTTATTATTAGTATTACTTCTGGTACATTTAGTTTAATTTCTATGGTAATATTATTTAAATATAAAAAATATTTTTCAATTATTGCTATTAGTTCAATTGCTGGTATTATTCATAATATAGGACAACTTATAAGCAGTTATTTTATATATTTTAGAGATATTGAGATTTTATATAAATATGTTTTATATTTTATTATTATTTTTTTATTTATGGGATTTATTTCTGGGATTATTACTGGATTTATAGCATATAAAGTATTATACAAAAAAAACAGGAGGTTTTTACATTGA
- the glmM gene encoding phosphoglucosamine mutase — protein sequence MKRKYFGTDGIRGEANKELTVDIALRLGYALGYHLKNKNPNKKKIKLVMGTDTRVSGYMLRSALFAGLTAMGINTEFIGVLPTPGVAYLIKKKEADGGIMISASHNPAKDNGIKIFGPTGFKLPDEEELEIEALMDNIEEVTKHIVAGDKVGKFKYSEDDFYLYRDFLVSTVKDDFSGLKIILDVANGAAYRIAQSVFSRLNAELVVINNIPNGTNINVKCGSTDPSILQKVVLGYQADIGLAYDGDADRLIAVDEKGQVIDGDKIIAILAKEMKRKGELNNNKVVTTVMSNMGFEKYLEENGISLIRANVGDRYVLEKMKAQGLNLGGEQSGHIIMLDYNTTGDGVLTSLQLVQAIKNSGKNLSELVDSITDWPQELINVTVEKSKKLSWDKNSIITEFIKEKERLLNSNGRILVRASGTEPKIRVMVEGKDAELVKTIANEIVALLKKELS from the coding sequence TTGAAAAGAAAATATTTTGGAACTGATGGTATTAGAGGTGAAGCAAATAAGGAACTTACAGTTGACATAGCTTTAAGACTCGGGTATGCTCTCGGGTATCATTTAAAAAATAAAAATCCAAATAAAAAGAAAATAAAATTAGTAATGGGAACTGATACAAGAGTTTCAGGTTATATGTTACGTTCTGCATTATTTGCAGGTCTTACAGCTATGGGCATAAATACCGAATTTATAGGAGTTTTACCTACTCCAGGTGTAGCTTATCTTATAAAGAAAAAAGAAGCTGATGGTGGTATTATGATTTCTGCTTCTCATAACCCTGCAAAAGATAATGGAATAAAAATATTTGGTCCAACTGGTTTTAAATTACCAGATGAAGAAGAATTAGAAATAGAAGCATTAATGGATAATATTGAAGAAGTAACTAAACATATAGTTGCTGGTGATAAAGTAGGAAAATTTAAATATTCTGAAGATGATTTCTATTTATATAGAGATTTTTTAGTTAGTACTGTAAAGGATGATTTCTCAGGTCTTAAAATAATTTTAGATGTTGCTAATGGTGCTGCCTATAGAATAGCTCAATCTGTATTTTCTAGATTAAATGCTGAATTAGTAGTAATAAATAATATCCCAAATGGAACTAATATAAATGTAAAATGCGGTTCTACTGATCCGTCAATTTTGCAAAAAGTGGTACTTGGATACCAAGCTGACATAGGATTAGCTTATGATGGAGATGCTGATAGACTTATTGCTGTAGATGAAAAAGGACAAGTTATTGATGGTGATAAAATAATAGCTATTTTAGCTAAAGAGATGAAGCGAAAAGGGGAATTAAATAATAATAAAGTAGTCACTACTGTGATGAGTAATATGGGATTTGAAAAATATCTTGAAGAAAATGGTATTTCTTTAATTAGAGCAAATGTAGGTGATAGATATGTGCTCGAAAAAATGAAAGCTCAAGGACTAAACTTAGGTGGTGAACAATCCGGACATATTATTATGCTTGATTATAACACTACTGGTGATGGTGTTCTTACATCTTTACAACTTGTACAAGCTATAAAAAATTCTGGTAAAAATTTATCTGAATTAGTAGATAGTATAACTGATTGGCCTCAAGAACTAATAAATGTAACTGTTGAAAAAAGTAAAAAATTAAGTTGGGATAAAAATTCTATAATTACAGAATTTATAAAAGAAAAAGAACGATTACTTAATAGTAATGGGAGAATTCTTGTAAGAGCTTCTGGTACTGAACCAAAAATTAGAGTTATGGTAGAAGGAAAAGATGCTGAATTAGTTAAAACAATAGCTAATGAAATTGTTGCTTTATTAAAAAAAGAACTTTCATAA
- a CDS encoding YaaA family protein: protein MFIIFSPSKGMNFNNKTIYDEKNKYIFQKKYEEIYNKLKEYKKVDIANIMKIKNQILENVYNSLHKNTTNNYFPAILAYNGIAYKNLDIKSYDDTMIYYLNQHLLILSALYGINKPYDLISYYRLDMTMKIFENMSLYKFWKDDINKYIEINSTDDIIINLASKEFSKLINRKKYKVIDIEFKELSNGKLKSIATNSKKMRGTMLDFMIKNKIKNHVLLKEFNINGYSFSYENSKENVYIFIKN from the coding sequence ATGTTTATAATATTCTCTCCTAGTAAAGGAATGAATTTTAATAATAAAACTATATATGATGAAAAAAACAAATATATTTTTCAAAAAAAATACGAAGAAATATATAACAAGCTAAAAGAATATAAAAAAGTAGATATTGCAAATATTATGAAAATTAAAAATCAAATACTTGAAAATGTATACAATAGTCTTCATAAAAATACTACAAATAATTATTTCCCCGCAATACTTGCATATAATGGAATAGCCTATAAAAATCTTGATATAAAGTCATATGATGATACTATGATCTATTATCTAAATCAGCATTTACTTATATTATCAGCCCTATATGGAATAAATAAACCTTATGATTTAATATCATATTACAGGCTAGACATGACTATGAAAATATTTGAAAATATGAGCCTTTATAAATTTTGGAAAGATGATATAAATAAATATATCGAAATAAATTCTACTGATGATATTATCATTAATCTTGCTTCAAAAGAGTTTTCAAAACTAATTAATAGAAAAAAATATAAGGTTATTGATATTGAATTTAAAGAATTATCAAATGGTAAATTAAAATCAATAGCTACAAATTCTAAAAAAATGCGTGGTACTATGCTAGATTTCATGATAAAAAATAAAATAAAGAATCATGTTTTATTGAAAGAATTTAATATAAATGGATACAGTTTTTCTTATGAAAATTCAAAAGAAAATGTTTATATTTTTATTAAAAATTAA
- the rimI gene encoding ribosomal protein S18-alanine N-acetyltransferase, whose protein sequence is MNIKINKLKSNDITQLLDIETVSFITPWDKKLYNSMLKNNRYHLYGAFLDINLIGYIVLYDSIDIIEVIKIATSKNYRKTGVASHLLQFSIDKYNLDFMLEVRTSNINAINLYKKFNFKDISIRKNYYKDTNEDAVIMKREAK, encoded by the coding sequence ATGAATATAAAAATTAATAAACTTAAATCTAATGATATCACTCAACTTTTAGATATTGAAACAGTTTCATTTATTACACCATGGGATAAAAAACTCTATAATTCTATGTTAAAAAATAATAGATACCATTTATATGGCGCATTTTTAGATATTAATTTAATCGGGTATATTGTGCTTTACGATAGTATAGATATAATAGAAGTAATTAAAATAGCTACATCAAAAAATTATAGAAAAACTGGTGTTGCTTCACATTTATTACAGTTTTCTATTGATAAATATAATTTAGATTTTATGCTAGAAGTTAGAACTAGCAATATAAATGCTATAAATTTATATAAAAAATTTAATTTTAAAGATATTTCTATAAGAAAAAATTATTATAAAGATACAAACGAAGACGCTGTTATCATGAAAAGAGAGGCAAAATGA